Genomic segment of Streptomyces longhuiensis:
GCTGCCTGTGCACAGTCGTACGTTCGAAGTGTGGGGCGCGTCTGCCCCGGAAGAGCTAGGCAGGCAGTTCCCCATGGCGCAGTCATCGTCAAGTCTCGCCGTGGAGGCCAAAGTGAATGACTTCAACGAGCCTGTAACGATAAACGTCGCGGACGGCGAAGTTGCTCTAGTGGCAAAGGCCAACGGCACGGTAGTTTCCGCTTTCAGCAAAGATGGCTTCGCGGTCTACGGGGAAGCAGAAGGGACTGGCGTAGTCGGAAAGAGCAGCTCCTGGCTTGGAGTCTACGGGGAGTCCGCAGGAGGCATCGGCGTAGACGCCGTGCGTGGGCAAGGCAAGGGTGGCACCTGCGGAGTCGCAGGGCATAGTGAAAACGGCATCGGCGTCTACGGTAAAGGACCGACACTGGCTGGCAAGTTCGAAGGCAAAGTGAAAATCACAGGTCCACTGGAGGGCAATCAAATCGAAGGGCAAAGTGGGAATTTCTTCGGAGAAGTGAGAGCCGTGAGGTTCACTCCCTCAGGAGGGGACTACGCCGAGACGTTTGCGGCAGGAGGCGAATTCGAGCCAGGAACCGTTCTCGTCATCGGAGACGACGGCCTGATGGCCCCGTGCGACGCACAGTACGACTCGCGCGCAACGGGAGTTGTGTCGGGTGCCGGTGGCCTCACCCCGGGAACCGTCATGGAGAGCAACCCCGATTCCGCGCATCACGTGACGCTGGCACTCGCGGGGCAGGTCTACGTCAAGGCAGACCCTCAGTACGGGCCAATCGCTGCTGGCGACCTCCTCACGACCTCACCCAGCGAAGGGTGCGCAATGCGAGTGTCCGACCGCGGCCGTGCGGTCGGCGCAATCCTCGGAAAGGCCCTGGCAACACTCGATGGGGAGCCGGGACTCGTTCGTATGCTCGTGACGCCATCTTGAGCCGATGCAGGCATGGTGGCGGCGGAGTTGCGGCTCACGGTGATGTGGGCGCGGCTGCGGGCGTCGGAGGGCGGGAGGGAGTTACTCCTTGCCTACCGGTTCCTTCGCCGGGCCCTGTGTCGGCGCCCGATGCGAACACGACCCAGAACTACGGGCCCGCCGCTTACGGCCGGCCCGTCAGCCCCCTGTGCAACGTCTGCTACGCCAAGGCCCGCCGACTGCACTCGCTGGTCCATCCGTAAACTCGCCGCCTATCTGCGGAAGTCCACGGCCGCGTGGTCCGGATCGGTCGCGAGGCGTTACGGAGCCTGCTCGCCTGCCGCGGTATTACCTTCCAGCGAACCAAGACCTGGAAGGAGTCCCCCGACCCCGAACGCGACGCCAAGCTCGACCGCATTGAGCACGTCGTGGAGCGGTTCCCGGACCGAGTTTTCGCGCTCGACGAGTTCGGTCCGCTCGGCATCTGGCCCACCAGCGGCACGAGTTGGAGCCTGGCCGGGGGTACCCCGATGGGCCAACCCCGATCGAGGCCCACTTCGGGCCATTGCGGCAGTTCGCGATCTCCAACTCCCATTATCGCAACCACACCGCACAGCCCCGGGCCCTGCACGCCTATCTGCGCTGGCGCAACCACCACGCCCGCGACCCCGACGTCCTTGCCGCCCAACGGCGTGAGCGCGCCCGAATCCGCGGCGAGAGGGGCGTCCGCCGGGGCGGAAGACCCGCGCTCGCGGCATGAGGACATCTGGTCAGGGCACTTCCGCGACGTCTTCGGACGCCCAGGTCCGGAAGGTCGCAAGTGCCTCGGCCAGATTGCCTGGCCCACAAGCGACATGAAACTTGTGCTCGGAAGTCCAAGCCATCACCCAGTCGTGCTCACCCCGAGTGATCCGCTGGTGGGGGTACTCCCGGTCCGCCAGCTGTGTCTCCTCAAGATCGATCTTTACGAGCCAACCCGGGTTGTCGATCGTCTCGATCGCCACACCCCATTCGTGTTCCCAGTCGCCGTCGCATTGCGAGGAATACCAGTTCTGCAACCACTCAAGTGCGTGCTCAGGTACGGACATGGGCGTGATGCTAGGCGAACCACACGTGGACAGACGGACCGGTGAACTTTCCCGGTCGGAGCACTAGACGCCATGAATCACGCCCGCTCCCCGGTGTGTGAGGCGACGGCGGACGGGATGGGAGCTGGGGTGAGTGGTGGGTCAGGGTCGGACGTGATCGCTACCACTCACCCAAGTTGCCGAGGCCACCTCATAGGATCATGGTCATGACGAGCCCTCTGACGCCCGACGATCTGATTGGCGATCGTGAGGCCTTCAGCGCCTTCCTGGCGTGTCTTCGCGCAGACCATGCAGCCAACGGCCGGCAGTGGGAGAACGCAACGCTGGAAAGGTTCTTGGAAGCCCTGGAAGCCTGGGTTGCGGCGTCTCCGGGGTGGTACCGAAACTTCGGGCGTGACCTGCCGCCCGATGGCGATTGGACGTTCTTCGCCCGTGCCCTGACCGCCGCTCGGATCTACGAATAGCCCTGATGGGCGCCGTACCCCTTCCGTGCCCGATCGAGCAGGGAACCGTGGGGGACAACGGTCGCTGACGGCGAGGAGGAACGAGGAGAGCCCCCGACCGATCTTGCTGGTCAGGGGCGGTCAACGTGCGTGGTGGGTGTGGGATTTGAACCCACGGTGACTCGCGCCTCGACGGTTTTCAAGATCGTCCCAGGTTCGACTCCGTCACGAGGGGTCTGCGCCGAGTGGAGCTCTGCCGTGGGTTCACCGTATGTCAGATCTCGTTGGCGAGGCGCACGTAGTCGTAGTAGAGAGGGTCCCCGTCCTCGTCCACCGGGTACTCGTAGCTGCTCTGGTTGGCGAGGACGACCCGCAGCTCCGGCAACTCGTCGAAACCGAGGTCGTTCTCGGTGATCTCGTGGCCCCGCTCCGCGAACAGCTCGAAGAGGTCCACACTCGGGGTGCGGAAGACGTCGAGACCCTCGAGGAGCACTCGCACGTCGGCGTCCTCGTCGAGGAACCGGAACAGCTCCACGCCGCTCAGCGCGCCCTTGGTGAAGCCGAGCATCACGTTCAGGCCGGACGCGTCGTGCTTGAGCAGGATCTGCCCCGGCTCCGGATCACTGGAGGCGACCCGCAGCAGCCCCCACGCCTGGACCGCGTCGCGCGCCTCCTGCGCCGACATGCCCAGCCGCAGCGGCCCGACACCGACCAGTGGCAGCAGTTCCAGTTCCATGTTCCGTCCTTCGCCTTTCTCGATGCGCTAGTGACGTGCCGCGGACCTCATGCGAGAAGGGCGGCCTTGTCGATTTTCCATCCTCGCGTCTTGAGCATGTCCTGGAGGGGCTTGTTGTCATCCAGGCTGGCGACCATGTCCTTGATGTGCTGATCGTAGGTGCCGGGGAA
This window contains:
- a CDS encoding immunity 53 family protein, with product MSVPEHALEWLQNWYSSQCDGDWEHEWGVAIETIDNPGWLVKIDLEETQLADREYPHQRITRGEHDWVMAWTSEHKFHVACGPGNLAEALATFRTWASEDVAEVP
- a CDS encoding DUF7660 family protein; this translates as MTSPLTPDDLIGDREAFSAFLACLRADHAANGRQWENATLERFLEALEAWVAASPGWYRNFGRDLPPDGDWTFFARALTAARIYE